A portion of the Candidatus Tanganyikabacteria bacterium genome contains these proteins:
- a CDS encoding prolipoprotein diacylglyceryl transferase: MPYPHFDPVAFKVGPVPVHWYGLMYILGFIAEYQVLRWQNRVRNLGLDDNDISDFVGHLIMGVILGGRLGYVLLYNPAQYLARPWEIAYVWQGGMAFHGGLIGTILAGWWWSRKKGIPFSAIADITVVGVPIGLALGRFGNFINGELWGKVTDVPWAMVFPTAPTPWAPDGLPRHPSQLYELLLEGIALLAILVFYSTRKPPNGALFGTFLAGYGLIRFTIEFFRNPDHQFVTPTNPTGAVLGPLSMGQTLSLPMVLGGIALIAWAYWRRDGGGKRSPNNSFTQISPEAQ; encoded by the coding sequence CTGCCCTACCCGCACTTCGACCCGGTCGCCTTCAAGGTCGGGCCCGTCCCGGTGCACTGGTACGGCCTCATGTACATCCTGGGGTTCATCGCCGAGTACCAGGTCCTGAGGTGGCAGAACCGCGTGCGCAACCTGGGCCTGGACGATAACGACATCAGCGACTTCGTCGGCCACCTGATCATGGGCGTCATCCTCGGCGGGCGCCTCGGCTACGTCCTGCTCTACAACCCGGCCCAGTATCTCGCCAGGCCCTGGGAGATCGCCTACGTCTGGCAGGGCGGCATGGCCTTCCACGGCGGCCTCATCGGCACCATCCTCGCGGGGTGGTGGTGGAGCCGCAAGAAGGGCATCCCGTTTTCCGCGATCGCCGACATCACGGTCGTCGGCGTGCCGATCGGCCTGGCCCTCGGGCGCTTCGGCAACTTCATCAACGGCGAACTCTGGGGCAAGGTCACCGACGTGCCCTGGGCCATGGTCTTCCCCACCGCGCCCACCCCCTGGGCGCCGGACGGCCTGCCGCGGCACCCGTCCCAGCTTTACGAGTTGCTGCTGGAAGGGATTGCCCTCCTGGCGATCCTGGTCTTCTACTCCACGCGCAAACCGCCGAACGGGGCGCTCTTCGGCACGTTCCTGGCCGGCTACGGGCTGATTCGCTTCACCATCGAGTTCTTCCGCAACCCCGATCACCAGTTCGTAACCCCCACCAATCCCACCGGCGCCGTGCTGGGGCCGCTTTCGATGGGCCAGACCCTCTCGTTGCCGATGGTCCTCGGGGGAATCGCCCTGATCGCGTGGGCCTACTGGCGCCGGGACGGCGGCGGGAAACGATCTCCAAACAATTCCTTTACCCAAATCTCCCCTGAAGCGCAGTAA